A genomic region of Rhipicephalus sanguineus isolate Rsan-2018 chromosome 3, BIME_Rsan_1.4, whole genome shotgun sequence contains the following coding sequences:
- the LOC119385527 gene encoding uncharacterized protein LOC119385527 — MASQDSATSPPPALPPANPPAAPTFVTIPAVKEPGVFSGLEGSDVYQWLRLYERVSASYSPDHSAPPDHFAPPAHFAPPAHYALPAHYAPPAHFAPQAYSSHQDHFAPHDPHYSRSPSPHRRQSCSPQPRPPPYPAPPRRSPTEN; from the exons ATGGCCTCCCAAGACTCGGCTACATCCCCGCCGCCCGCATTGCCGCCTGCCAACCCACCGGCCGCACCCACTTTCGTCACGATTCCCGCCGTGAAAGAGCCTGGCGTCTTCTCGGGCCTCGAAGGTTCTGACGTCTACCAATGGCTGCGCCtgtacgaacgcgtcagcgccagttacag CCCAGACCACTCTGCCCCTCCTGACCACTTCGCCCCTCCAGCCCACTTCGCCCCTCCGGCCCACTACGCCCTTCCAGCCCACTACGCCCCTCCGgcccactttgcccctcaggccTACTCTTCCCATCAGGACCACTTTGCTCCTCACGATCCCCACTACTCCCGCTCTCCCTCACCCCACCGTCGCCAGTCCTGTTCGCCTCAGCCCCGACCACCACCTTACCCCGCTCCCCCACGACGTTcgccgacggaaaactaa